A region of the Apium graveolens cultivar Ventura chromosome 6, ASM990537v1, whole genome shotgun sequence genome:
ataataaagcataccctcaaGACCAAACTGGAAGAGCGCaaagggaattggcctgaagaactcccaAAAGTGATGTGGTCCTACAACACTACTCCAAGATCTACTGCGGGAGAAACTCCGTTTATGCTGACTTACGGGTATGAAGCTATGGTCCCTGTGGAAGTTGGCTCAGGGTCGCTTCGTAGAGATTGTTACACGGAGGAAGATGCCGAAGTTAATCAGAGGCTTCATTTGGATCTCTTGGAAGAAGCAAGGAAAAATTCCCAGTTGAGGCTTGCAGCATATCAACAGCGTGCTGCAAGGTATTAAAATAAGAAGGTAAATGGACAACTGTTGAAGGTAGGAGATCTGGTGCTCAGGAAGGTGATGCCAAACACAAAGAATCCCCAGCATGGAGtatttggagctaattgggaaggaccaaACAAGATAAAAGCAATCTTGTAGaaggggacttatcaccttgaagacTTGGAATGGAAGTTGGTTCCACGCGCATGGAATGTGGAACACCTccgaaagtattatcagtaaggcGCGGCTTTGTCCCCTTACATATCATGTTTACATTTTTAGGGATGTTCCCAAACTT
Encoded here:
- the LOC141665988 gene encoding uncharacterized protein LOC141665988; translation: MKVLRQGYYWPTMKEDAANFVRACDRCQCFANYSSMPAMLLMPVSNGQMEVVNKIIKHTLKTKLEERKGNWPEELPKVMWSYNTTPRSTAGETPFMLTYGYEAMVPVEVGSGSLRRDCYTEEDAEVNQRLHLDLLEEARKNSQLRLAAYQQRAARY